The Brachypodium distachyon strain Bd21 chromosome 4, Brachypodium_distachyon_v3.0, whole genome shotgun sequence nucleotide sequence ACACAAAATTGTAGTGTGACCAATATTACCGTAATTTCACTTGCTTCTATTAAAAGGATTTATGCATATTTATTCTTATATTTTATGGCCAAAttctccttttcagtttgtGGAACTCTTTCTCGGAATTAAAGCATCTTCCCAGGTATGAATCTGTATGGCTTACCTCCTTTCTAGTTCTGATCTATCTTCTATTTACATGTTGGTGTTGCAGAATGAAATGTTCAACTCATTGACTTGcaaacatatttttcttggtGTGGTGAATTTTCATAGTTTTTATTTCCTTAATGTCTCTTGCAGCCTTGATCGACTGTTATCTAACTGTTGATCCTAAATCGATGTATCATTTCTTATCATGCCATTCGTTTTATCATAACAATAATTGTGCAACCACTAGGCGTTAAGTTGGTTAgccatttaaaaaaatataccaTATTTGTTTTAATTGCTTTTGTACAGTGACGGTACATTATATCCGAAAGAACCACCTGATGTTTTTTGCAACTACTTGGAGTTACGAAGCTTTTGCACTGTCTTATTGGTAacactacattttttttggcatttgATTTACAGTATCCGAAAGAACCACCTGATGTTTATGCTGTGGAAAGCAAGGGTCTTGATGAGACTAGACAGGCATATCTTATTAGCAGCATCCAGAACAAGGCAAAAGAGCTTTCCTACTATCCCATGCTTGTGACTCTGTGTGAGGTATTCATtgtcttttccttttttccagTAGATAACAAGACTTGTTCCATACCATACTGTTTAACAGGAATTTGCATACTCGTATGTTAGTTTGGAGTTGAAACATTTGATAGTTGCATGTGTTTTTTGGGGTGCCACATGTGCTATAAGCATGGTATTAGATTCTCACTTGAATTCATACTCAATTCTCATATTGCAGAAGAAGGGGTAATATACAGTGCCATCAAAATAGTGCCCGATGTTACTCTGCAAACTATGAACTGTGTTATGTTTAGGAACTGTCAGATGATATTTGCAGCTTAAGGATTGCTATCAGATAACTTGCAGATtctccaatttttttattttagcaaGTGTATATAGCAAATTGAAACCAAGATGTGTGTTTAGATAATTATGAAATGAACACTAACAtaagctctctctctctctctctctggatCCACATGCCTCCAGATCCAGTTCTCAGCGGGTATTCAGCTTTCTGTTACAGAAAGCTGTGCATAATATAATGGTTTGTTGTCAACAAGGCTGGATAATGGTTCTGTTTTTCACAGTAATTTCATTTGCAGGAAGCTGGAGAGATCCtctcaaatatgaatcatcCAGCTGGGGATTGTCCACTGTGTCTATATCCTTTAGTCCCAGAGGATAAGGATGACTTTGCTTTGCCATTTATGAAGTTGATGTCATGCTACCACTGCTTCCACAGGTTGATGGCATGCCCTtgctacatatatatacaagtaGCTTATTCTCTCTAGATGTTGCTTAGTATGTTGTGACTGCAGTAACTGCATTATGAGATGGTGGGGATGGCTCCAACAGGATGATGTCACTTCTAAGCAGACTAGTACAGCAGTAACTACAGGAGGTACAAGaagcatttcttttctttctcttttgaaaAGCTTTTGTTCTTTGTACACATTGCATGTAACAGTTTCATGCACTTTAAAACTGGATTGGTGACTAACATTGTAATATTTCTAAATAGAGAAATGAGTTGTTCATTCACTTGTTTCTTATAGAAAAAGTCGAGTGTATGATGTGTTTCGTGAATTTCCCCTAGGCTCTAATTTGTGGTTAGAGGATAACTATATTCTGGTATCATATTACTATTCTCCTGATAACCTAGGTCAGTGCTCCGACCAAATGTGTGGATAACGAGGCCACCTTCACAACCTTCTTAAAAGTCATGCAGCACATTACTGTTCTTTTAGGCGTCGAAAGAAACTTACTAATATAGTGCAGCACATTAATACTGTAAATGAACTATCAGCAGTGATAGAAGTTCTTAAATTACAGCACCACTCAGTTAAATTATCTTCATTGCAGCATACAGTAGGATGTTGGGAAATGGATTAGAAGGGCATGTTTGATATATATGGACCTTTATGTTTTTTCCACTTATGTTATCATCCTAGTAACTATAAATTCCATTTAAGCAAATATAAAATGTTTCAGAAGCCAACCTCTGCCCCCAAAGGGATGTGAGCTTGAACGTTAGCTGTTttatttgaaagatatgaaaCTGTTTGCTTTGTTCATTATTGGCAGTAATTTGGTGCATACCTTACTTGGTAAGGTAACATTTGTCCATTGGTTATATGTCACTAATGGTTAATCTTGTCTGTTGCTACTAGTTATTGATTCTTCTGGAGGGTTGGATTTGTCCAGATCAGGCAAGATATACAATGCAAATCATCACAAAGGATTTTGTCCAGTTTGCCGCAAAGTGTTTGATGAGAAGGATATCAAGCATGTTCATGATCTGTTGGATGCAAACACTTCTCAACTGATGGTATGATGTATCGAACATTATTCAAGTACAAGTAAACCATTTCAACATTTCCAGGCCTTGTCAGTTTTGTATTTAGAGACCAAAGCTCTTGCCCTCCATCAAATTTTCATACTTTGCTGTGCAACTATCTTATTGTTAATAAACTAATCATACATATTTAGTTTCATCCAGAAACTTCTTACCCTTTTATAATTCTCGATCCACTTAATGAATTTAAAGTATGTCACCCTCTTGGGATGGCACACCTCAGGGGAATCCATTATAATTGTCTTTTATTCTTTCACCTATAGGGGTCTTTAACAATTGATCTGGAAGACGATGATAAAGAATTGCTCTATTCTGAGGCAGAGAACAAGAGGAGAGAAAAGTTTGGGTCATTGTTTAATCTGCAACAAGAACGGAATGGTCTGATTGAACCAAAGAAAGACCTTGCCATACAGCCTGGAATGTatctttctcttcctcctaTTGAGCCAACCACAACTGAAGCAGACAGCACCAATTCCTGCGAAGAAAACACAACTTCAACTTCAGAAACAGATCCAGGCAGCATGGGAAACAACACTGGCAGCCGGAATAAGCAAAACAATTCAGGGCACCGAAGGAGAAACCGAGCTTACGTTCCCAAAAGACAACCTCAGGGCCAATCTACTGGGCAGCAGTGGCAGAGAGGCCAATCTGCTGGGCAACAATGGCAGAGGAAAGACACAGGCAATTCACAACAATAGCATTATCCCAACGTGGATGTGGAGGTtagtgagatttttttttatcagccATGTATATTGATGGAATACTGTGGTCACAAAGATAAAATTGTACTGGAGTTCATGTCACCGCAGAATTGAAGCTAGATTCTGTCGTCATCACACCACCATTTCGATTATTATAGTTACACCACAGAAGAATTTGACAGCCAGTTTGTGCAGTTAGCCTGCCCAACCCATTGGAGGCAACATCTAGATTCATATCCAGTGCTGTATGAACATGCTTCAATGGATACATATTAGGGCCCTGCTTAAACTATGAAACCTAGCATGCTTCAACTGAAATATGAAACCTGGCATGCTTCAGCTGAAATATCAAACCTGGgaagtttcttgttttctgctGAAATTGAAATGTGTCCTGTGAAATCCGTGCAGAGTTCCTGTGCTGCAAGCCCAAGCCGGCggtttttgtttcatttgttccCACTCAATTTAGGGCATTTTTGTTTAATAAGAGCTTTGCTGTGATTCCCAATGATGGACTAGTCCTACTACCTTCTAACAtctcaaattttcaaaacccttcatatgcatttcattcataagcatcatgtcatcTTTGCATTTAACTACAGTTAAAACTTAAAACGCACTAACAAAAgtgtttttatttgaatctggcttttcatctttcttttggtTAATTgtattttaacccatgagggttttgACATAAAAAGagggtttaatgcatttaTAAAGCTACCCCATATCTTGGCATTTCAATTTGATTTTAAACACTAATTATTTTAATAGCTAAAAAGCCTTAAAGACTAGTTtataggcaaaagtattttttaaatattttattttgagggaattcttgtcccaaaagttgaatcatataaaaatatgattttacaaattttgttgcattttatttgatttgaATTGGAACTTTGAATCAAAAATTGgtattcaaaaacagaaaatagaaaaagaaaaaggaaaaaaaagaaaagaaacggCCGGCCCGGctaaatgggccgaaccggcccaccTAACGCGCCTGACCGCACCAGGCCGcagccccgcgcgcgcgcccgaacCGCctgccactgacaggtgggcccccgCAGTCAGCCGTCGTCTTTGTCTCCAACTGCACGCCGAAGTTCCCGGCCACGACCGCGTCTGAACCGCGCACGACTCCGCCCGTTTTCTCCGCGCACGCAGTCCCATCTTCGATTTTgagcgcgtcaccccgaagcccatgaccccctctctctttgcCCCCTCCACTTTCGCCCGATTGCGCTCCCACCTTGCCGGAATTCCTCGCCGTTTTTCGCCAGTGCCGTCGCCTTCAtgagctcgccgccgacgactcGGTGAgtccctcgcgccgccgcctactttctcttcctctctccctgGCGCTGCTTGTGACGCGGTTGATTTCGTTTTTGGAGTTCCGCAGCCGTCGCCCGTCGTCCGCCCgagctccgccgtcgccgccgacctccGGTCGTCCTagacgtcgccgtcgtcgccccCGAGCTTTGCCACCGCCGTCATCTTCCTCACCGGAGCGAGCCGCGTCATCCCCGCCGCTTCCCGAGCCTGCAGCCTTGCCGGAaccgccgcgtcgccgtcttccgttgccgccgccgctcgccggatccctagcgccgccgccggtaagcCCCAATCCTTCACATCGTTCGATCTAGGTTAGACGGCCCTGATTAAATCACTtacccgaaccggtaccggccaGTAAAATCGCGCCACGTCTCGCCCATTAAAATTATAACTTAATTCTCGGCCGAATTTATTTAgtagttttgcagaaaagcccctggaacttcaaatcatcatatcttttaaaccgtttgaccAAACATAAAGTTctatacctttctggaatcctcacaacatgtagaatcttttggcatagtttaattttgactttgaacAACTTTAACCGAACCAAATTGCAGGATGCTTAATTATGGTTTAAAAATTCATATGAATCAtttcaaactagttttgaacatgttagcatgttgaaaaatgttttgagtatactctctgtccattaggaccagaggggaaattattttgtaaacaATATTGCCACACCAAAATTAATCTTGCACCATGCCTTGTAAAAAGCAAataagcttttaattaaagcTCACCTTTGTTTTGTACAAAGCAAGCAtcttattattattgtataatctgtccaaacctTTTGTGAAGCTGCttaaaacagaaactaaacaTGTTAAGTTTAGAACCAAGCTAAGTGTGCATCATAATGAcaattgcatcatagcatgtttttgtattgaatagcatgtttatgtgtgtgtgtgtattctGTTATCTTAgattttgtggattgtgagccttgttgttgcgaagagtgcgagaactaccacaaccttggacaaggcaagttcactttgatcatcttccaaatatttttactatgcactagttgctTTATTAattgcattaggaatattatttgtacctctatgctagctataaatcccaggtagtatagttttacCCTTGTCAATACCTTGCTACCAatttgccatcgattgtagttgaatgctaagcaATGGTAGTAACGtgggggaaattactacattatgataatGTTAAGTCTATGGAGAaatgagatgttttattagagtaaggcaaaacaattaatttaatgaaccatcctgggtggacggctgggtggacggctttgaggatttagaggttatgcgacgtcaggtccatttctatgggtccatttctatgagtcgtctctccatgtCTATGAGAgtgcctgcgtcgcaaatgtggaatgccacctggggtaaccgagactggactagtttcctatttagtagcttccagtacaaccacatgctaaatgggctctgtcgagaatagagtatgttgtatgaacctagactcgaggaattgtactgaggtagcctgTGTaaggggagcgtgattctctcgtggtgtagggaattacttctgaaaatctcgtaatcgacgccgttgctactctaccctgaggacagcaaaggattaacccgtcggtttcttgtggggaatttgtacaacctctcgagaatgtcaaactaagtacttagccgtgtccccggtcgtggacaattttgagcaactggatggtggagctgtaaggaaagtctcactcattctaatttcttaataaaatgaatggtttgaacttgggtttaggagcattgatgtgtctactcaatgtccttagtttaataggagcatgggtgtgtc carries:
- the LOC100836806 gene encoding E3 ubiquitin-protein ligase RNF25, whose protein sequence is MAAAEEEEVRLEVEAVTAMYGDDCRVVLDFPPHLVVHVRPNTADDSSQQFVELFLGIKASSQYPKEPPDVYAVESKGLDETRQAYLISSIQNKAKELSYYPMLVTLCEEAGEILSNMNHPAGDCPLCLYPLVPEDKDDFALPFMKLMSCYHCFHSNCIMRWWGWLQQDDVTSKQTSTAVTTGVIDSSGGLDLSRSGKIYNANHHKGFCPVCRKVFDEKDIKHVHDLLDANTSQLMGSLTIDLEDDDKELLYSEAENKRREKFGSLFNLQQERNGLIEPKKDLAIQPGMYLSLPPIEPTTTEADSTNSCEENTTSTSETDPGSMGNNTGSRNKQNNSGHRRRNRAYVPKRQPQGQSTGQQWQRGQSAGQQWQRKDTGNSQQ